In the Solibacillus sp. FSL K6-1523 genome, one interval contains:
- the grpE gene encoding nucleotide exchange factor GrpE, producing MTETTKTNEELEQTTNEEAAPESVETEEVVVDEKEAKIGELAAKLADEEARYIRLRADYDNLLRRGRLDREAAEKYRAQSILTELLPVLDNLDRALQVEVTTEEATALYKGVEMVYQQLLAATQNEGLQVIAAEGEQFDPNVHQAVMQEQDSEKEAGIILRELQKGYSLKDRVLRPSMVSVNE from the coding sequence GTGACGGAAACAACTAAGACGAACGAAGAACTTGAACAAACAACAAATGAGGAAGCAGCACCAGAATCAGTAGAAACTGAAGAGGTTGTTGTGGATGAAAAAGAAGCAAAAATCGGGGAGTTAGCAGCAAAATTAGCGGATGAGGAAGCGCGTTACATTCGCTTACGTGCAGATTATGATAACTTACTACGTCGCGGTCGATTAGATCGAGAAGCAGCTGAAAAATATCGTGCACAGTCGATTTTAACAGAGCTTTTACCTGTATTAGATAATTTAGATCGTGCGCTTCAAGTAGAAGTAACGACTGAAGAAGCAACGGCTCTTTATAAAGGTGTAGAAATGGTATATCAGCAACTTTTAGCAGCGACACAAAATGAAGGCTTACAAGTTATTGCAGCAGAAGGGGAGCAATTCGATCCGAACGTGCACCAAGCAGTTATGCAAGAGCAAGATAGCGAAAAAGAAGCAGGCATTATTTTACGTGAATTGCAAAAAGGATATAGCTTAAAAGATCGCGTATTACGCCCATCAATGGTATCTGTAAACGAGTAA